In Zingiber officinale cultivar Zhangliang chromosome 3B, Zo_v1.1, whole genome shotgun sequence, a single window of DNA contains:
- the LOC122054989 gene encoding tetraspanin-2-like: MATARNASHGSTTALLNFVALLCSIPVIGAGIWLSSKQDNECVHLARWPVVILGVLLLLASLAGFVGAYWNRPALLAAYFSCMAALIVILFSLVAFAYAVTAPDGSYAVPGRAYREYRLAGYSDWLRHYALARWPEIRLCLSASELCREIGRDRPYLTAYQFFHTELSLSSPSFGKYFCFEVEVCYLPQSGCCKPPAVCGYEYVNPTLWVNPSEPVASSDCLMWSSEDGRLCYDCASCKGALLGSLRSEWRRAAVVLVIAAVLFVWVYAFACCAFNTTRK; the protein is encoded by the exons ATGGCCACTGCTCGCAACGCCTCCCACGGCTCCACTACTGCCCTCCTCAACTTCGTCGCCCTCCTCTGCTCCATCCCCGTGATCGGTGCCGGCATATGGCTGTCCTCGAAGCAGGACAACGAGTGCGTCCACCTCGCCCGGTGGCCCGTCGTCATCCTCggcgtcctcctcctcctcgcctcTCTCGCCGGCTTCGTCGGCGCCTACTGGAACCGGCCCGCGCTCCTCGCCGCTTACTTCTCCTGCATGGCCGCGCTCATCGTCATCCTCTTCTCCCTCGTCGCCTTCGCCTACGCCGTCACCGCCCCCGACGGGTCCTACGCCGTCCCCGGCCGCGCCTACCGCGAGTACCGCCTCGCCGGCTACTCTGACTGGCTCCGCCACTACGCCCTCGCCCGGTGGCCGGAGATCCGTCTCTGTTTAAGTGCGTCCGAGCTCTGCCGGGAGATCGGCCGGGACCGACCGTACCTCACCGCCTATCAATTCTTCCACACCGAACTCTCCCTCTCCAG tcCATCCTTCggaaaatatttttgttttgaagttgAGG TGTGCTACTTGCCGCAGTCCGGTTGCTGCAAGCCGCCGGCAGTGTGCGGATACGAGTACGTGAACCCGACGCTGTGGGTGAACCCGAGCGAGCCAGTGGCGAGCTCGGATTGCCTGATGTGGAGCAGCGAGGACGGCCGCCTCTGCTACGACTGCGCCTCCTGCAAAGGCGCGTTGCTGGGGAGCCTCCGATCCGAGTGGCGCAGGGCCGCAGTCGTCCTCGTCATCGCCGCCGTCCTCTTCGTCTGGGTCTACGCCTTCGCCTGCTGCGCCTTCAACACCACCCGTAAGTAG
- the LOC122056700 gene encoding 17.8 kDa class II heat shock protein-like, whose amino-acid sequence MDVRMVNLDGPLFSSLQHLIDAPDEMEKAMGASSHAYARDAKAMASTPADVKELPDAYVCVVDMPGLKPADVKVLVEDDRVLIVSGERKRQDEEGNARYLRMERRVGKFMRKFALPDNADVDAVSAVCLDGVLTVTVKKVPPREPKTVDIKVA is encoded by the coding sequence ATGGATGTGAGGATGGTTAATCTGGATGGCCCTCTGTTTTCTTCTCTGCAGCACCTGATCGACGCACCCGACGAGATGGAGAAGGCGATGGGCGCGTCCTCCCACGCGTACGCCCGCGACGCGAAGGCCATGGCGTCCACTCCAGCCGACGTCAAGGAGCTCCCTGACGCCTACGTCTGCGTCGTCGACATGCCCGGTCTCAAGCCCGCCGACGTCAAGGTCCTGGTCGAGGACGACCGCGTCCTCATCGTCAGCGGCGAGCGCAAGCGCCAGGACGAAGAGGGCAACGCCAGGTACCTGCGGATGGAGCGCCGCGTCGGCAAGTTCATGCGAAAGTTCGCCCTCCCCGACAATGCCGACGTGGACGCCGTCTCCGCCGTCTGCCTGGACGGCGTGCTCACCGTCACTGTCAAGAAGGTGCCCCCGCGGGAGCCCAAGACCGTGGACATCAAGGTCGCCTGA
- the LOC122056701 gene encoding heterogeneous nuclear ribonucleoprotein 1-like, translated as MLRRLRRRSRNMKKKKVEEEEEEEMGGGGLDRSAGEGEGVGIGDRREDSPRKRSENVDNGEEEMKQADAATSSAGKIFVGGVAWDTTEETFSRHFSKYGEITDSVIMKDKNTLMPRGFGFVTFADPSIIDKVLENEHVIDGRTVEVKRTVPREEMPSKAGIKTKKIFVGGIPTSLTEDELKEHFSSYGEVVERQIMFDHATGRSRGFGFVTFKDEESVDKIISKGKMHDFDGKQVEIKRAEPKRSSGNQRKNERASYDAHSRSGSGYRANSYGYGGGQYDMYYGGGSAGYGYGRGYGYGGVQSYGGGYGANYGGYMYGGGGFNGGNMYGGPSGYGGWYGGYGNGRGGYGSRYHPYTK; from the exons ATGTTGAGGAGATTGAGGAGGAGGTCGAGgaatatgaagaagaagaaggtggaggaagaagaagaagaagaaatgggagGCGGAGGCCTCGATCGTAGCGCAGGGGAAGGAGAAGGTGTTGGAATTGGAGATAGAAGAGAAGACTCACCGCGTAAGAGATCGGAAAATGTGGATAACGGTGAAGAGGAGATGAAGCAAGCTGATGCTGCTACCTCTTCAGCAGG AAAAATCTTTGTCGGTGGTGTTGCTTGGGACACTACGGAAG AAACATTCAGTAGGCATTTCAGCAAGTATGGCGAGATCACTGATTCGGTCATAATGAAGGACAAGAACACCCTTATGCCAAGAGGTTTTGGGTTTGTCACATTTGCTGATCCGTCTATTATAGACAAGGTTTTGGAAAATGAGCATGTCATAGATGGGAGAACT GTGGAAGTTAAAAGAACAGTTCCAAGGGAAGAAATGCCTTCAAAAGCAGGAATCAAGACGAAGAAAATCTTTGTGGGAGGGATACCCACATCTCTAACTGAAG ATGAGCTTAAGGAGCACTTCTCctcatatggtgaagtagttgAGCGCCAAATAATGTTTGACCATGCTACTGGCCGATCAAGAGGTTTTGGTTTTGTCACCTTCAAAGATGAGGAATCTGTTGATAAAATTATTTCCAAAGGCAAGATGCATGATTTCGACGGAAAGCAA GTTGAAATCAAGAGGGCTGAACCAAAGAGGTCCAGTGGCAATCAGAGAAAGAACGAGAGGGCTAGTTATGATGCTCACAGCAGGAGTGGCAGTGGATACCGAGCAAACTCTTATGGTTATGGTGGTGGTCAATACGATATGTATTATGGTGGAGGAAGTGCAGGCTATGGTTATGGGAGAGGCTACGGCTACGGTGGCGTCCAAAGTTATGGCGGCGGCTATGGAGCTAACTATGGTGGCTACATGTATGGAGGTGGGGGATTCAACGGCGGTAATATGTACGGTGGCCCGAGCGGATATGGTGGGTGGTATGGTGGTTATGGCAATGGCCGAGGAGGTTATGGGAGCAGGTACCACCCCTACACCAAATGA
- the LOC122056702 gene encoding tetraspanin-2-like, with the protein MATARNASHGSTTALLNFVALLCSIPVIGAGIWLSSKQDNECVHLARWPVVILGVLLLLASLAGFVGAYWNRPALLAAYFSCMAALIVILFSLVAFAYAVTAPDGSYAVPGRAYREYRLAGYSDWLRHYALARWPEIRLCLSASELCREIGRDRPYLTAYQFFHTELSPLQSGCCKPPAVCGYEYVNPTLWVNPSEPVASSDCLMWSSEDGRLCYDCASCKGALLGSLRSEWRRAAVVLVIAAVLFVWVYAFACCAFNTTRK; encoded by the exons ATGGCCACTGCTCGCAACGCCTCCCACGGCTCCACTACTGCCCTCCTCAACTTCGTCGCCCTCCTCTGCTCCATCCCCGTGATCGGTGCCGGCATATGGCTGTCCTCGAAGCAGGACAACGAGTGCGTCCACCTCGCCCGGTGGCCCGTCGTCATCCTCggcgtcctcctcctcctcgcctcTCTCGCCGGCTTCGTCGGCGCCTACTGGAACCGGCCCGCGCTCCTCGCCGCTTACTTCTCCTGCATGGCTGCGCTCATCGTCATCCTCTTCTCCCTCGTCGCCTTCGCCTACGCCGTCACCGCCCCCGACGGGTCCTACGCCGTCCCCGGCCGCGCCTACCGCGAGTACCGCCTCGCCGGCTACTCCGACTGGCTCCGCCACTACGCCCTCGCCCGGTGGCCGGAGATCCGTCTCTGTTTAAGTGCGTCCGAGCTCTGCCGGGAGATCGGCCGGGACCGACCGTACCTCACCGCCTATCAATTCTTCCACACCGAACTCTCCCCTCTCCAG TCCGGTTGCTGCAAGCCGCCGGCAGTGTGCGGATACGAGTACGTGAACCCGACGCTGTGGGTGAACCCGAGCGAGCCAGTGGCGAGCTCGGATTGCCTGATGTGGAGCAGCGAGGACGGCCGCCTCTGCTACGACTGCGCCTCCTGCAAAGGCGCGTTGCTGGGGAGCCTCCGATCCGAGTGGCGCAGGGCCGCAGTCGTCCTCGTCATCGCCGCCGTCCTCTTCGTCTGGGTCTACGCCTTCGCCTGCTGCGCCTTCAACACCACCCGTAAGTAG